DNA from Prunus persica cultivar Lovell chromosome G6, Prunus_persica_NCBIv2, whole genome shotgun sequence:
TGTCCAAAAGGAATAACCGAGGAGGACCACGGCATTCTTCATAAGTATCCATTACAAAGCGAGGTAAGTCTCCACGGGTGATCATATTCTGTTCAGAACGCAGATTAGGATGCCAGTCAACCCCTGCAACAGAATTATGCACTCACATAACTACACTGTAATTAAATGTCAAGTATCAATTatgaccaaaagaaaaacgtCTGCTATCAATGCATCATAATTTTGTAGCACTCACATGAATCATGCTACAAATAACTATGACAGAAAGATCCAATCAATTGTCATCTAACTGTTATGAAGGTGCATAACAAGTACTCAAACCTGAATTGGAAAAGAATGATGAATGATTAGTTTGAGATAGAAATGCCTTCTCGATTGAAGGAAAGTCTGCTTCAAGCTGTTGGACACGAACCACGAGACCGTGGCCTCTTGTTGCAGTTGCCATTACTTCTTCATGCAAGTCATGAAATATTTCAGCAGCAAACCTATAAGCAAAAATAACcaattaaactttttttgtCAATAACCTACTAATTAAACTATTTAAAACTCcacaataaaatttcaattatacaaTATAGGGATAtaattcatctgaaaaaaaaaaaaaaaaagagcaaaatTACATATCAGGCGAAAAGGCTGTAAACATGATTTCCTGAACAGAGAATTACTTGTTTATACATGTCCTGATTTGCAGTGGCCAAATTAAATCCCAATTCGAAAACATTTGAGTTTAATATGATCTTATAGCCAAAATTCATAACACATAGCAGACTCAAAATTCCTCAAATACTCCCAATTAGTGCACTTCAATCAGCCTAATCCAATGGTAATCTCCAAGAACTACATATTTAAACCCAGACAGTAAGCATAATTCGGCACTCGAGCCTAAACAGCAACACAATgaagtaaataaattaaactcGCGGTCAATCAAGTAATACAGTCTAAATCTGCACCAAAAATTCGGTATAAAGTTCGTGATTCTATCCAATCATCAACTCCAAAAGTCCAAAAATCGAACCCTAAAGGTTCAGCATTCTGGTTCCAGCCACGATTTTCAacacaattcaaatcaaaaaccacacaaaaacagtaaaaagaaaaaagaggctCACTCAGCAAGGTCGCCGAGCTGGCGCAGAACGCCGACGAGGCCAGCCATGGCCACGCCTTCCAAGAGAGCCTCTGGATCATCTCTATCGGCTGCTCCGTAGAGTTCCGGATCGGCCAAGCCGTACTCGTTCCTTATCTGGTACCTCGTCAACGGCATTCTTCACTTCTCGCCTCCGAGAAACCCTAACCTCTCAAAAACCGTATGCTATAATTATGTATCGCTCTGGCCTCTGCTCTTCGATTTCACATTTCCAGAAGGCAGAGAgcggaagagagagagtgagtaaATGAATGAACATGCGGTGGTCAGAAAGACGTGAAGGGagtgagacagagagagagagagagacagagagggagagagaaggaattaattatatttttaactaaGAATTTTGGAATGAAAGCAACGGTGCGAGTCAGTGAGTTGAGTTGCTCGGCGCGCGCATCTTGCCGCTTATAATGCGCTCGTTGTATTGAATCATGCTATTTATGCTGTAATACAATATCTTTGTTTGTTCAGGTTGGAATCGCCTGCCTTTCAGACCACAGCATGTTAGTGCTCCCTATCCAAAGTTTGTATAGAGAGCCAGCTAATGATGAAACAATTGGCTTGGAAATTACGctgctattttctttttttctttttttctttttttgggggtaaTTAGGCTGTTCAACTTTTTATACTGAATTTGAATAACTATGAACCCttgcacaattttttttatcaaaaataaaattataggTAAGTTGATCTTGACTGTGTTCACCTTCTTGCAATCATGTTTGAATCTATTACTTCGTAAATTATAGTAGTTTTAAACACTTTTATTATTCGAACTTGCCATGAACATTTTGCacactaataaaataaaaagaagaaattgcgAGAGATTTGTAGCCCTAAatagaagaaattaaaatcctTGAGAATCAAATTCAGCTCTAAACTTTTAAGACAAAATGATAGTGATTGTGCAAATTCAAACCATTCATGAGATTACACCCTAATGAATGATGACACCAAGAGAGGCAACTCTCTATTTTtaacttaattttctttgtacATGATTTTTTCTACAAAAAGGGCTGGAGCAATCaggtttatattttaaaatacacaattttaatttctttgttggcaACATTGAGTAATAAAATACATCACAGTCTTGTCTTAATCATTATGCTTTTTCCCCCCAAATCAGtatgcttttttatttcttttgctgGTAGATCATTCAGACTTACCGCTGAGTAGTGCTTGCCAAACAAGTCTCCCATGTTCATAAGAAAAAAGTGATACAATTGcgaaacaaaaattgaaaaatagaaaggaaaaataaaaattgtgatCATTTGAAGATCTTAACTGCTTGATTAAGAATAATGAGCTTAAGTTCTTATCACATTAGGGTCCAAGAGGAGCTATGgcgttttttttatattttatggtGAGCTATGGTATAATTTTAAGCGATAGTATAAATTATCGAGAATTgaaatttctcacacacacactaccatGATGCTATTGAAAGTATTGAGTATTTACCTTCACGAAATTGTGAGGTTATTAAATACCAGAAGTCAAGTAtatgtttcaaattttcttttatattgcTTGTTACAGACTACAGTTCATGGTttcatagaaaaagaaaaaacgtagaagaaaaaaaaccaaaaaagttaatattaagaaatgaaaaaatagagaaaataaagacaaatttaggttttaggtAACCTCAGTTGTCTGTCCCCCTCTCCTCCCTCCCTTGATGATTCCATGGAGTAACTCTGGATTCGATTGTATCAAGCAGCAGCACCTCCAACCAAATGCAAGCAGCCAAGGGGGGGCCCATGAAAGGCAAGACTTGGAGTGTCATATCCCAAGGCCCACAGCCACAAGGGAATCAAAGGAACCAGAACTTTTGTTCGATTGTCATCCAATGACTATTTTGATGTGACTTAGGTTTCCTGTACTTTTGGATGCACCTGATTaccgttttttcttttttttccctgctTCCTTTTTATGTGGAAGCTTCGTTGAGTCTTTTTATCTTGTACAGATTCTTCCGGTCTTTTGAAATTGAGCCTTTTCCTGATTTCAAAGAGACAGATAGAGAAGGTTAAAGTTGGTGGTGTTGTGGAAGTTGTTTTACCggaataaaaattataaaagtaAAAGGGGTCTCGTTTTCAAGGTGTCTTTGCTTTCTGGTAAAGCCTTTTAACATTTTCCATGGGGTGTGTACCAGTAGTTGTtagcttttgttttctaagGTTCTGTTTCTCCCTTTTGGCCCTCTTCTTGGGCCTTTCTCATTCACCTCTCCTTTGCTATAAAACTACTACTCCAGAACCAATACGAGCCGTTGATGATTGAGCGAGCATTACACACATGTGACGTTTGCAACGTGTCAAgataccaaaataataaaataacattgaaAGAATTGGGGTCCACACCCGTGGCATATCAAGATCAATTTCCCAGGTTTTATATTTCATTGTCAAAATTATGAATGTAATGGAGTTAAGTATTGCATAACCATATGGTAGGCGAGTAACTACAATCATGCAACCTTTGCTTAAAAGTTTTGATTCATTAGTGGGATGCATATGATAcgctttatatataaaaatatacattTCCCAACAAGAACATCTCTAAGACTCCAACAACTGTATGGGCAACTTGTTTCTTAATGCTGCAACTATGCTTTTATGCACTGATATCCCACCATTTTCTCACAATAGTATACTAGCTAACATTAGACTAGTGGTTGCTGTTCTTGACCCACCATACGTGCCTTTAAAAGGCCGACCCACCATGGTCCATGGCCTTAGCTTATTTGTTACCTCAACTATATTTCATTATGGGACAAATAGCTAGCACATGATTCTTCTCGCTCATATttgggaaaataaaataacaagtttCGTTTTGAACTATTTTGATTTGCCAACCAACGATTTGTTAAGTGGCACCCAATCTTGTACTCAGAAAATAAcatgtttcatttttcaacttttttgaTTTGCCAATGATCAATTGGTAAAGTGGCACTCAatcttaaattattttatagaaattcgTGAATTCAAATCTCATAATCCATGGTTGTTGGATAAAAAggctaatttgtttttttgtctaTTCAAAATTTGCATTGGCCCTTCAAACTCAAGGAGTTTTGACCCAAACTCTTCTTCAGCCCAATTACCCTAATTTGGGCCTAAAATCTCCAACACCCCATAACCGAGACAAAAACAGATCCTGTGATGCATTTGgatttgcctttttttttttttttcttcttttcctttggtGTGTGTGAAGAAATTGTATTGACATATTTAAAGAACATTATTCTCACATACAAATCATCATGTAGAAACCCCAAAGTAAACCAACAAAATAATTCTGTGAATCTTTGTTTTATGGCAcgttaataattcaaaataatatcGTATTTTCTTTACAAAAAAAGTAACATAATGTCCAAATGGAGTCAATGATCCCTTCCTCTCTTTTACTTTTGGTTTATGGGAACATATACAAATCGCTAATGGTGGTCCATTTCCATACACAAGCATATCACCATTATTAGGAGCAACTACTCATAAAGTGTAGCTTCAAGCACCCACTAATTATGTATACAATGCAAAGTCACTTGAAGATTTGTTGCATTAATTTTGACGGACCAAATATAATAACATTAgttgacaaaaagaaatagcATTTAGACAACAGTTAATGGCGGTCCAAAAGCAACTGCAAATAAGAGAGACTATTTATAACAAAGACAATGGCCATAGGGCCATGGCATCTTATCTTGCTCTATTTATTGGCTACAAAAGTTTCCATAGACCCTCAACATAATCGTAATTAGGAATAAATAATCAGGTATTTCAAATAGGGTTTGTTTAATCTCTTGATTTGGCTGCAAAACACAGCTCCTGAGATTAAGAAGCCAAATCTTCAACCCCTGCCAGTGCcacaaacaatttttttttaatgttgtaTGTAAAACGGAGATTATataatatagtattaattCCTAATATCAATGTATGTACCtaccaaccccaaaattttctgactttttttttctcggtTGAGATCGTCTTGAATTGATCAAAATATCTTATGCCTCCCCATATGGTGTGATGGTCTGGCTACTAGCTACCATAGAAGTTGTGAGTCAGACTTGCAATTGGACACGAAAACACTCTTGTATACAAAAACAGTGTACGATCATgacatatttattttacttgAAAGGAGAAGTACGAAATCGAAAAGAAGTCATGTATATAGAATATTATCATAAATCTAATCATCCTAATATCCTACTACTACCTTGAAGAAAGCTGCAGTCTTTGGTCATAAACTTGAggcctcttctctcttcatcGTGACCACCACTTCCAAATTCTGTGTGAAAAACCAGTCAAAGTAGGTACgccaaaatcattaaagtaTTATGGGGTGTTTTATTAAAACCCCATTTTTCTAATTGAAGCAAAAGCTTGACGTGAAGAATTATCTGAGTGGCTTATGtatttatcatattttaaatattttaaaggcTAAAAGTTAAAACTCCAAGAACACATACAGTCTGTAGCTGCTCAAAAAGAAGACCGAGGTCCAGAAAATAGAACGATCAAATCTAAATCTTATTACTTAAATCACGTAATCTTCGAccctttaatttaatttatttccttttcatgTCAAAAAAACTTGATTGGCTTTGCTAGAATCAAAATCTTTGCTGCTTAAATCATGAGATCTTGTGCAGTTTGTGTTCTGCGTTTAGGTTTTGTTTATTATCTTTAATCTCCATTTGGTATGCACATAATCAATCTTAGCTAGTAATTAATCACAGGCCAGCACAGAGAGCCCCGCAGGTCCCCACCCATTACTTCGGACCTGGGACCATGTGAAAGCTTGGTATCATCTGCCAACTGGTTCAACTTAACCagcattttatttcttatttttggttctttcGTAAGTCAAATTGTTGCTTCAATCcaaaattgtgtttttttttataacacaaATAATATTAGAGCAAGGGATTCTAACACAGAATCTCGAGCATATGTTAAATGCTCATAGCAATTTAAGCTATAAGTTTTTCacatcaaaaattgaaattaagacTGTAAGTTCATGTTTTAATCACAATCTTTCTTTGGTTGAATTTTAGTCGCAATCAAAGATACCAGAATTTTGAAGATTGAATACGCTGCATGTGTACCAAGGATGATGGACTGTTTGACTAACTTTATACAATGAAAAGGAGCAGATAGGGGCACATTCACCTAATGGGTACTATTAGCTGTGACATTTTTGACCAGTTGTGTAGATTCACCTAATATTTCAAAATCAGTTGACAAATGCACGCAGAAAGGGTGGTAAAACTATGCACTTTCCTTTCATATACATGCCTTTTAAGAAAGGATGTCGTTGTTTGTGGAATAATAGTACTATTCAAAATTTGGAGTGTCTCACATCCCGTATGGTAGATACGacgtttgtgaatttttttatctttacAGCGCCTATGTGTTACAAATGATATAAAAGGTTATTTGATGAATATACAATgtcttcttctccatcatcTAGGGAGGTCTTATTATATAATTGGCGACTTAGTTAGCTAGACTAGCTGtaagtttttaaatattaatgttttctttaatttatacAGATCTGTTGCCATTCTTAAATTCCAAATTGAAGGCAAGGCCAAGGAGGAGGTACAAAAGATGAGGGACATCTATTTCTATGGAACTTACCTTGCAATAAGACAAACAGCCCTCTCTTGGAACCCACTCACCGCATGCATGTGTATGTCTCTACTTCTACTTGTCTATAAAACCCTTTCCTTCTTCATTCAACATCCATCCttaagtctctctctctctctctctctctctctctctctctctctctaaagtctctctctctctctctctctctctctctctctctcttctccattTTGTTTAGGTAGACTTTAGAGCTAGCTACCAACTAATCATATGCCTGCCCAAGTTATGCCTGAAAAAGCCCTCCATGGAATTCATGGGTTGGGAAGGGACAACAATACTACTGCTCCTCCTCCTAAAAGGTACTTTCTCCTTTAACTCAATTTTTctcaatataaataaaatattaccCAAAATGCATAAATGTGGAACCTTTTAAAATCTCATAGTTTGCATGAGAACAGTGCCAAAATGCAAAAATTCATTATACCCATTGTTCAAATACATTACAAGACTCACACCAGAAAACCAACTAAActgtttgatgaattttttttttcaggttgGATGGAAAAGTTGCTATAGTGACAGGCGGTGCTAGAGGCATTGGAGAAGCAACAGTGAGGCTTTTTGCAAGGCATGGTGCCAAAGTAATCATTGCCGACGTGGAGGACGCAGTTGGCCTAACCCTAGCCAATTCCTTGAGCCCTTCAGTCACCTTTGTTCATTGTGATGTTAGCTTGGAAGAAGACATTGAGAACTTAGTTGAATCAACAATTTCCCGTTACGGGCAGCTCGACATTATGTTCAACAATGCCGGGATCCTCGGAAACCAGTCGAAACACAAGAGCATCATGGATTTTGACACCGACGAATTCGACCAGGTGATGCGGGTGAATGTGAGAGGAGCAGCATTGGGGATGAAGCATGCTGCAAGAGTGATGGTGCCTAGAGGAAATGGAGGGTGCATAATTTCAACATCAAGTGTAGCTGGGGTGGCAGGTGGGCTTGGGCCGCATGCCTACACAGCCTCAAAGCATGCCATTGTTGGGCTCACAAAGAACGCAGCCTGTGAATTGGGCCGGTATGGGATTAGGGTAAATTGCATTTCTCCATTTGGGGTTGCCACGTCAATGCTTGTGAACGCTTGGAGGACGAGCGGTgatgatgaggaagaagaagaatgcatGGATTTGGGGATGCCTTGTGAGCAAGAAGTAGAGAAAATGGAGGACTTTGTGAGGGGGCTTGCCAATTTGAAAGGGCAAACCCTAAGGGCTAAAGACATAGCTGAGGCTGCTCTTTATCTTGCTAGTGATGAATCCAAGTATGTTAGTGGCCATAACCTTGTTGTGGACGGTGGAATTACCACCTCAAGAAATTGTGTTGGCTtgtagggttttttttcttcttttcccatTCCATGGTGTTGGTATTTTGTACATGCATAGATCACCAAAAGGTTTGCCATTTGTGTTTGGGTTTGTAATAGGTTTCGTTTATCAATTCAATATTAATCCGAATTTTCAAGTGTAAATTATTCTTCCGGTGTCAAGTAAATGAGTCTGTAGGTATCTATTAGTTAGTAGAGATATATAGTTTTACAAATTAGaaccctttctttcttcaacaCTGTAGTGcatttttcaactttttttttttttcccagtgAGAATGAATGTGAAATTTAACTATTTACATGTGTGTACATAACTGATAATTGTTTATtgatataaattttattttaaaacacCTAAATAcaacgaaaatataaatatagagTACACTGTGAATAGCTTATCTTTGTTTCATTACAGTGAAATAAAAAAGTCTAgcataacaaattttgtgaatCACCAATTCTCCAAACAAAACTCTCTAACTATATTAAAACAATTAAGCATCATTAACTCTACAAGTCCGCTAATGGAATAGGGTTCGCATATTGCAGTAAGCACTAGCCATCCACTAGCATTACTTTTTAGGATttgaatatgaagaagaatatgGGTTAGAGCCTAAAGGGGAAGATGCACATTGGCATATCAAAAGATGTTTGGTCATGGTTTTGACATCTAAATGCTGCACATTTGACCCAATGAAACTAACCCCACgcaaattaaaaatcaagGTCATTGATTCTGACAGAGCAAGTAGGAGAAAAAAGACAGGCAGGAAAGTTTGACTCAGTACATGAAATCTGTAGCCTCTATATATGCTTTAGCCCAAAGTTCGATATCAAATGTTTGTTTAAGAAAACTCTGACCCTAATGTTGctatttcttctctctctgccGACAACGACGAGTTACTTTGTTCGGGAATAATTAGAAGTAAACgattgatgaaaataaatgactttgagttcgatccaaaaaatagaaacaatTTTTTCACTTATACAAAACGATATTCTAATTATTCTAATCCAATttatatgaagaaaattttgtaCTTGAAAGAGCCAAACACAATGTATTAACCAATTAACTTAACTTATTTATCGAAACAATTACTCGTAATGAGAATAATTAGAAGTATTAATTGAAGGATAATTGGAATTCCTTGCCGGATTCCCATTCCCACTATAGGGTTTGATACTCCACGGAATCCACGTGCATGCTATATAAAGGAGCATACTAGCATACTCAGCATCTGCACATATacccatttcagaaagaaacactgcctctctctctctctctctcaaaactaGCTTCCTTTCAGAGCTATagagaaataataaattcccGAAAGGTGATTCTGAACAGCTCAATCAAACCTTGGAAATCAACATTTGatcagaaaaataagattTTGGAAGCTGTCAATGTTCAAACATTACCACATAATGAGTTGTAAATTTctgtcttctttcttcctttgttCAACTATCTAGGACTAAATTAAACCCACTGGCCTCCCacttgtttctttattttttctctcaacccaaaaaaaaaaaaatgataggtAATGAGATGCAACCACTAAATAGGCTGAGTGCCTATCCATTGTAAAAGTTTAACCCACAACTTgtgttaaattaattataattataagttTTTAGtcatcttaattaattatgtacAAAGGTAGGGGGGAGACTGATGCATTGCCCCTAGCGTTTTGGAGTGGCATGTCACCAAtatataatgtacatatatgaTCTACATAAACTATGCTAAAATAGTACAAATATTGAACCGACCATTGGCAGAGGTCTTTTGTTTAAATGTATAGTCTCCTAATCCTTATCcagcaaatatatatatatatatatatatatatttgttctcTAATTTAATCCAGTGTTCCAATTTGATATAAATTGACATGAGAATATTTGTCAGAAAAAACATtatttccaaaataaaataatactgaaatttcaacaaaaatattattatttgaccagaaagacaaaaactgtaattacaatttacaacagGAGATCTGCTTTGGGCATGAAATTATGGAGGACAGCCGGAGAGGCCGTGGACTGGACAGAAATGGGCTGCTTTTGCTTGAAGGACACAAATTTACACCACAAAAAATGAAGAGCTTGAAGAAATGTGATGGATGATTTATTTATGAGCTAGTTGATGCAAAAGTCAACTCAAACTTAGCTCAATGTATAGCAACTAGCTCAGTACATACATACTATTGAGCTGAATTTGGGGCACGTTTCAAATTCTCAGCTAACAAAATCTGCCTTCTCCATGTCGATTGACAGACTATTGATGATGCGAGAAATAATCAAACAATTGCTTCTCAAATGACAAATAGATGAGGTAAACACAGTTATATTTAAGAGACGGTTTTCATCATCCGACCGACGAAGTATTGTGAGATTTATatgtattaataattgaccAAATATTTACATTAGGTAGAAAGCCATTAACAGTTTTGGCTCTTATATGTCCGTAGATGAGATTCGTTGTTTCTTGATgaagtaataaaaaattcacatgAATCAATAAAATTTACATAAATCATTGATGTATGACACATTCAAATAAATCAACGTTTAATATCGGTATCGTGCGGGTTAGTGTGGGACAAATGTGAACTCATTTTGGACCGTGCATGAAGGCAACTGTACAAGGTAGTTGGAAGAATTTGGTTGAACTGTGCATCCACTTTGGAATTGGACCAAATATGAACAATAatgcaaaattttgaaaatgggGGTTCGGTTATGCTTATCCTCCCAACCTCACAACTTCACAAGTCTATGATTCTATGGAGAGGGGGTAGACTTTTGCAGACAGAGTGAGTGACTGAGAAAGGACGGGAAACTAATTTGAGGACTACAACAACTATTATTGGAGTTCAAGGACGGAATTGTAACTTGGAATATAATTCAAGAACTATTACTACAATTaagccaaataaataaataacatcaTATAATAAAACAAGGTTATAATTTGGGGGGCAATCTTAAAATTGTGCCCCTGATTGTCATACAAGAAGTTGGAAAATGATTTCATGTGCTCAGATGGCAGAGAAATCATGAAAGATAAATTCCCATCATTACTTGCAATTGGTAAGAACAAACACATCCCGTCAAATAATGCAGCAGGCCCCATGAAAATGGGTCGACCACATCCAAAATCAGCATCATAAATCGGTAGCCTAATCCAACTGTTTATCCGGAGATTGGGGCACCTAATTGAAAGAGGCCCCATAACAAGTGGGGAAGCACAAGGACGATGAAGCTCAAGATAGTCAAGGGCTGATTTGAGATAATCATCGTCAATCTACGCCAAAGCATTGAGAACACAGCTTGCAGCATACCACAATGGTTTCGATACGAGATCCCCCGCTGCAGCAATTGGTGCGGCTCTGAAAGCGACATTGCCAAAGAAACCAGGTGGGAGTGGGAGTTGCAATTTGGACCGTCCATTAATGGGAATGAGTACTTTGGTGTCTTGATCATCCGCAAGTTTACGTGCCTTGCAAGCACATCTCCAGATATGACCTGCCAACATCTCAAATGAGCTATACTTCGTATTATCATGACGTTGCTCCCGCCATTTTCCTTAGACTTGGCTTTCAAAATGTTGAGCTGCTCTCGCGTAAATCTAAAAATGGACGCAATAGTATTTATGTTTTTCAGATGATGACAAGGTAATTTCATTTGGGGAGAAGGTTGATATTCAATGCGGGGGAATGTAGGCTGAGGTGGGTTTCGGGCACGAAGTAACGTCCTGTCCATGAAGGGTTGAGTAATATTTGTGAGATGATCACCATGCATTTACAAATTGCATATTGGAAACTCCATCTGCCATACGGTGGTCCATGCCAACACCAAGTCACACTCCACCACATTGAAAGTGCGTCACCTATAACTGTAACACCAATATGGGATATGAGGATATCCCACCGGAGTAATCAACGGCGGGGATGAGGGTACGAAAATCGGAAGTGGGCGCAAAATCGCCAAAATCATCCAAGGCACAGTTGCTCTCCTCCACAGCAAAGAGCACCCCTTGTGAATTGCAATCAATCTCCAGACGGCCGTTGTGGTGGTTGAGCTTGAAGCGACCGGCCGTTGTGGTGGTTGAAGGGCACGAGGGCTTTGCTGAGCGCCTGATTGAGAAGTCCCGAGTTAAAGAAGTTGAGGTCACTACTTGCACTTGGTCTGTAAAAGTAAACAGCGGACGCGTGATAGTTATTGAATGCTAGATCCGAGTTGGAGAACCACAGCGACCCCTGAGGGGTCGTCGACTCCTCAGCTGGCCTGACCACCGCGGACTCCCTTATGCTCACAACAATCACCTTCTCCGccatcttctctttttctgtttcttctttttctttctttctttgggtTTGATGAGGGTCACATCACACGGTGCCCTTTTTCACAAAAAGACGTTGATAGTGGCAGGCAGTGTGGGGtataaaaattacaattatttgaCAAGACAAACAAAAGTAGATATGCGTTTGGGTCTGAA
Protein-coding regions in this window:
- the LOC18773360 gene encoding short-chain dehydrogenase reductase 2a; protein product: MPAQVMPEKALHGIHGLGRDNNTTAPPPKRLDGKVAIVTGGARGIGEATVRLFARHGAKVIIADVEDAVGLTLANSLSPSVTFVHCDVSLEEDIENLVESTISRYGQLDIMFNNAGILGNQSKHKSIMDFDTDEFDQVMRVNVRGAALGMKHAARVMVPRGNGGCIISTSSVAGVAGGLGPHAYTASKHAIVGLTKNAACELGRYGIRVNCISPFGVATSMLVNAWRTSGDDEEEEECMDLGMPCEQEVEKMEDFVRGLANLKGQTLRAKDIAEAALYLASDESKYVSGHNLVVDGGITTSRNCVGL